The following DNA comes from Salvia splendens isolate huo1 chromosome 17, SspV2, whole genome shotgun sequence.
ATTTTCCATTCCAATTGAGGTCAATAGGATACAATTAGGTTATTTCTTGGGAATCCTGAGTTTTTCCATGGCTACTTCATGCACCACTTGCATATAAACGCGTCCATTCTTTAGCTGCAACATCACCAACAAAAGAACACTCTTGATTGTCTAGTGGTTGTATTTGACACCAAAGCAAAAACACCGTTTCCATGTGAGATTAGAAacggaataaaaaaaagcatACCTGTTTCAACAGCTTCAGCCTCATTTGATTTCCAATGCTTCGCAATATTTTCCGAGAGCGGATCATCAGGATTTGGAGCACTCAAAAGTGCTTGAATGCTAGAAGCAGCAGAATAATGTAGTTGAGTGTTACAGAAATTGTCTCAAATTTTAAACATTTTGAAATTAGTTGAAGGCTAAAATACATACTAGAGTGTAACCTGAGTCATACCTCAAAAGTACAGTTCTTATCTGAAGTGCAGGACTCCATTTGTCTTTAAGAATGTCCAGGCATATTCTTCCAAGCTGCATTGAAATTTCATCACCCAGATGAGATATTACATCGAGATCAGTCCAGTCCATACAAAGAAAAACCAAAATCAAGACAAACCTTGTCGATGTTTGGGTGGTAAATTTTTGTTAGGAAGCGCACCTGTTACAAAGAAACTACATTTAGCATTGTTCTAACCCAGATCAAAAAACAGATTAATGAaaacttttaaatttaaattgatgAAACTCCCCCACCCAATAACAATCTTAAGAACGAAACAAAACATAAAGTACCTTTGGGGCAGCCATTGGGTATTCTTCTGGTAAAAATAACTCAAGCTTAAAAACACCGCCTAAACAGCACAGAACAAACAAGAACAATTTTGAGAAAATCATATTTTCCCACTTAATTAAGAAGTAATCCAAGCAAAAAAACAAGCTTCTGCTAAACTAAACATACAAGACATTGGACCATTACAGCTACTACAATATAACATCTCAAGTGAGTAAGAGGATTTTCCGCCACTCACTCAATCTATCCCTTCGAGAAAGGTGCTAAATTGAGGAACACGGCTAGTAAATAAGCATGGCTAATTTCCAAGAGAGAGAGATGTAAAATATGTGCCTAACATATTCAAATAGATGAAATTCATTCAGAGATGCCAGTTTATCTAGGGGTATCAATcatttagtaaaagaaagtaaTTATTTCGGTAGCACTTTGGAGTGGGTATTGATAAGTAGAGAAACCATATCCTAATTTCCAGTTAAACCTGTATACTACTCCTATTTCTGAAAATTATAATCACTGCACGGGAATAGTGTACATTAGAATACAGAGGTATAAAATACAATAAATGTTATCAAGAGAGTATCAGTCATTCAATTCAGTCAACAGAAAGTCCAGCTCTAGTTACCTTCATAAGGAGACTGTGTTGGCCCAAGAATCATTACATTGAAATACCGCATATTTTCTTCTGAAGGCGAGGCACTGATTCCTGGGGCTGCATTCatacataaaatatattcaAGAACCTCAAAAAAAGCTTTACTTGCTCAGTTGGTGAACAGGAATGGCATCAAATCCTTATCCCAAAgacaaaactgcacaatcacaCTGCATATGACAAGCCATTCCCTCCCTTTCCTTCGCTTCACTATAAACCCAGATCATTATTAACTAGTCAAGAGAATAATGGcttttttcagtttttatcctttttagtataaataaaaaaaaaggccACAGAAGTAACATCAACAAACTCATCACCTGCATCTGTGATCAAATCCTTCTCCCAATTCTACAATAACTTACACCATTCACACATATGAATATATACCCTGACCTTCATATCTCAGTCCCTTCTTATCTTACTTTAGCATCTCATGGACTATTCTCTTCTCAAACACCTATAAACCTATTGCTACAAAACTTAAAAGAAATGTGCTAGAAGGGCTtctatttcatttaatttttatataataggTGGAAAATTGACTAACCCAATCTAAGATTTCGTATATACCTAAAACAAACTATTGCCCAATGCTGAGCAATATATATTTGATAAACTATTGAATGATTTCACCATTACAATTTTCTCCCCCAATTTCAATTCGACCTACCCTCAACAGATAAATCCAAAATCACCACAATTTGAAGTTTTCTTCAGCAAGAAATCAAGATAGCCAATAGCCACAAAACTCAATACAATTAATAGGCATAGACCTCAACATTAAGTTCAATTCATTTTCAAATACATGTATGAGTAGAAATTGAGGTGTTTTACCTGGTTCGCTTAGAAGACGCTGGGTTTCCTATaacataaaaatagataaaagaaTTAGACATCAATAATCACACCAATTAAACTGGAAGCACGCTGAATCGGATGAAATAAATCCAAATAGCAACGAAATACAGGATTTACATAGAGAGAAAAGGACAGATCGGAGGTTCAGGGCGACAATCGGAGGCTATACCTTGATGATTCTGCGCGGTAGATTGCTATTCGCCATGGCGATTGGATCtgctctcctctctctctctagtcgGGGAGTTTACGCAAACAGTGGGATTTCTGTGTGTTCTCACAAAGGGAAAGAGGAATCGGTAAAGggtaaaaatagaataaagtattgaaaagaaaagaaaagaaaagaaataaaatgaagtaaaatgaagtattagatcgagatcgggatcgggatcgggatggGATCGGTGAAAACCCGCCAATTCTTAACTGGAATTGGAACTTTGACTATCGGTTAAAAACGGCGGTTAGCTTGATAGGCTTGTTATAGTTTAATTGAGCGTGTaataaatgttgtagtggatgttTGGACCCACTTCTAACACTTTTTTTACTTACTTTGTAGAcaatttttattagtttatcccaatcgggactcctaaagctTGACGCTCGAAATTGATCAACCGGGActctaaagcgggacggagggagtaagggtgtccactataaggcggacacgcccaatagccccgccccagtttttgtccatagccccaaaattctatttccgccactatagtggacacctccaatagcccctaaattttataatcaattttcatttttaaatattttttagtttcaatcaagtgtaatttaaataatcgcagtgcaaataactagaatacgaggtaattagggccgaatattcgttgtattgcaaaccggtaaaattatacaacgaataattaaaataaaatacaactacaaaactccgccaccgtctactcggtgtcggagtcggcttcctcgtcttcttcttcttcttcttcttcttcttcttcttctcctcctctctcgctgctgccggccgcggtatcctcggtgcattttttagagagtggttgtgtagatagtgagtggagggattttgtgaaaatagtgaaaaataggtggtggggagtggtatttatagaggaaaaaaaaacatttgaaaTTGGCGCCGCATGC
Coding sequences within:
- the LOC121774005 gene encoding ubiquitin-conjugating enzyme E2 36, with amino-acid sequence MANSNLPRRIIKETQRLLSEPAPGISASPSEENMRYFNVMILGPTQSPYEGGVFKLELFLPEEYPMAAPKVRFLTKIYHPNIDKLGRICLDILKDKWSPALQIRTVLLSIQALLSAPNPDDPLSENIAKHWKSNEAEAVETAKEWTRLYASGA